From one Halosimplex rubrum genomic stretch:
- a CDS encoding ATP-binding protein, with the protein MSDGAAVLWVDERSATGERTGATGSGGPERLERAGYAVVRSTPGSVGDALAAERAQCAVCDTGALSAAEAVEAVETVVGSAHALPVVVFARDGDESLAHRTVAAGADEYVPASSGRGLVDAVDRAVERDRASERDRGAKRRLDALFADTPDPVIEYAFVDGRPVVESVNRAFIETFGYDRAVAVGEPLNDLVVPEGKRDEAASLDERVHAGERLHVQIERETTDGSREFLFRNIPVESGERAVGYAVYVDITDQKERERRLREQNDRLDEFAGVIGHDLRNPMGAVKHRIEMARRTGDDRHLDDALSALDRMDELLRDLLRTARRGEKLGETEPVSLAEVARTAWDHIATGESSLVVAEDATVVADRGRLTQLLENLFINAVEHGATSPASQALDEGNERDVASDERGAVEVRVGVGGDGCVVVEDDGRGIPAADRGEVFASGFSTATDGTGYGLAIVRQVARAHGWEAAVTESDEGGARFEFRGVEFAD; encoded by the coding sequence ATGAGCGACGGCGCGGCGGTCCTGTGGGTCGACGAGCGGTCGGCGACCGGCGAGAGAACGGGCGCGACCGGGAGCGGCGGACCCGAACGGCTGGAACGGGCCGGCTACGCCGTCGTCCGGTCGACGCCCGGCTCTGTCGGCGACGCGCTCGCCGCCGAACGGGCACAGTGCGCGGTCTGCGACACCGGCGCGCTCTCGGCGGCCGAAGCGGTCGAAGCCGTCGAGACGGTCGTGGGGAGCGCACACGCCCTACCGGTCGTCGTGTTCGCGCGCGACGGGGACGAGTCGCTCGCCCATCGAACCGTCGCCGCCGGCGCCGACGAGTACGTGCCCGCGTCGTCGGGCCGCGGGCTCGTCGACGCCGTCGACCGCGCGGTCGAACGGGATCGGGCGAGCGAGCGCGACCGGGGAGCGAAGCGGCGGCTCGACGCGCTGTTCGCCGACACGCCGGACCCGGTCATCGAGTACGCGTTCGTCGACGGTCGGCCGGTCGTCGAGTCGGTCAACCGGGCGTTCATCGAGACGTTCGGCTACGACCGCGCGGTCGCCGTCGGCGAACCGCTCAACGACCTGGTCGTCCCCGAGGGCAAGCGCGACGAAGCCGCGTCGCTCGACGAGCGCGTCCACGCGGGCGAGCGCCTCCACGTCCAGATAGAGCGCGAGACCACCGACGGGAGCCGGGAGTTCCTCTTCCGGAACATCCCCGTCGAGTCCGGCGAGCGGGCGGTGGGCTACGCCGTCTACGTCGACATCACCGACCAGAAAGAGCGCGAGCGCCGGCTCCGCGAACAGAACGACCGGCTCGACGAGTTCGCCGGCGTCATCGGCCACGACCTGCGCAACCCGATGGGCGCCGTGAAACACCGCATCGAGATGGCCCGTCGAACCGGCGACGACCGCCACCTCGACGACGCCCTCTCCGCGCTCGACCGGATGGACGAACTGCTGCGCGACCTCCTCCGGACGGCCCGCCGGGGCGAGAAACTCGGCGAGACCGAGCCCGTCTCGCTCGCCGAAGTCGCCCGCACCGCCTGGGACCACATCGCTACCGGCGAGAGCTCGCTGGTCGTCGCCGAGGACGCCACTGTCGTCGCCGACCGCGGCCGGCTGACACAACTGCTCGAGAACCTGTTCATCAACGCGGTGGAACACGGTGCCACGAGCCCTGCTTCGCAAGCACTCGACGAGGGCAACGAGCGCGACGTCGCCAGCGACGAGCGCGGGGCGGTCGAAGTCAGGGTCGGCGTCGGCGGGGACGGTTGCGTCGTCGTCGAGGACGACGGACGAGGCATCCCCGCCGCGGACCGCGGAGAGGTGTTCGCGTCCGGGTTCTCGACGGCCACGGACGGCACCGGCTACGGGCTGGCGATCGTCCGGCAGGTCGCGCGCGCTCACGGCTGGGAGGCCGCGGTGACCGAGAGCGACGAGGGCGGCGCCCGCTTCGAGTTCCGCGGCGTCGAGTTCGCCGACTGA
- a CDS encoding TIGR00266 family protein, with protein MRYTIDKRPSYAVLELELAEGEEIETKPGAMMTQSAGIENETSIGGDDGVMGMAKRAMSDERGLIENTYYATADDAEVTLVPDHPGDITAINVSERGPIRSQSGSLLAWEPLVERSTELNNTSNLFSSGELTVLGISGQGMAFVSSYGSMYEVDVEPGEPLTVDEDHLVAWSEGLSMSRQRDGSIKSTMLGGEGYVTEFSGEGHVWLQTRNPLTLMAGGTAHEDDDDAGGPSVDDFI; from the coding sequence ATGCGCTACACGATCGACAAGCGACCCAGCTACGCGGTGCTGGAGCTGGAGCTGGCGGAAGGCGAGGAGATCGAGACGAAGCCGGGTGCGATGATGACCCAGTCGGCGGGCATCGAGAACGAGACGAGCATCGGCGGCGACGACGGCGTGATGGGGATGGCCAAGCGGGCGATGAGCGACGAGCGGGGGCTGATCGAGAACACCTACTACGCGACGGCCGACGACGCCGAGGTGACGCTGGTGCCCGACCACCCCGGTGATATCACGGCGATAAACGTGAGCGAGCGGGGGCCGATCCGGTCGCAGTCGGGGTCGCTACTGGCGTGGGAGCCGCTGGTCGAGCGCTCGACGGAGCTGAACAACACCTCGAACCTCTTCTCGTCGGGGGAGCTGACGGTGCTGGGCATCTCCGGGCAGGGGATGGCGTTCGTCTCCTCGTACGGGTCGATGTACGAGGTCGACGTCGAGCCCGGCGAGCCGCTGACCGTCGACGAGGACCACCTCGTCGCCTGGTCGGAGGGGCTGTCGATGAGCCGCCAGCGCGACGGCAGCATCAAGTCGACGATGCTCGGCGGCGAGGGCTACGTGACGGAGTTCTCCGGCGAGGGTCACGTCTGGCTCCAGACGCGCAACCCGCTGACGCTGATGGCCGGCGGGACGGCACACGAGGACGACGACGACGCGGGCGGGCCGAGCGTCGACGACTTCATCTGA
- a CDS encoding nicotinate-nucleotide--dimethylbenzimidazole phosphoribosyltransferase, with product MRVVLAVGTTETATIDGISAAGADAEAMVHTPSADAEIVAYGEPIRAPVVPVSPTGTPTPALVTRAVRDLVEFDLTVVDAGLAEPTGAPTVTVGARPGGDVRDEDPVATAHGAFEAARQFGRALPDDAIYLGESIPGGTTTALGVQAALGERGGAGAGVSSSLPENPVERKREVVAEGLAASGLDEGAAAGEPKVALRRMGDPVLAVAAGTALGCLETDTAVTLAGGTQLATVAALLRHAGVDGTLELATTSFVAADPSVDLDAVADSLDLSVTVTDPAFDEGDHPAFDGYLAGEAKEGVAMGGALALARAAGVPMADVRDRVLARYRSLPDLS from the coding sequence GTGCGCGTAGTGCTCGCGGTGGGGACGACCGAGACCGCGACGATCGACGGGATCAGCGCCGCAGGCGCCGACGCCGAGGCGATGGTACACACGCCGAGCGCCGACGCCGAGATAGTGGCGTACGGCGAGCCGATCCGGGCGCCGGTCGTGCCGGTGAGTCCGACGGGGACGCCGACGCCGGCGCTGGTGACCCGGGCGGTTCGGGACCTGGTGGAGTTCGACCTGACCGTCGTCGACGCCGGGCTGGCCGAGCCGACGGGCGCGCCGACGGTGACCGTCGGCGCGCGACCGGGCGGCGACGTTCGCGACGAAGACCCGGTCGCGACGGCCCACGGCGCCTTCGAGGCGGCGCGGCAGTTCGGGCGAGCGCTGCCCGACGACGCGATATATCTGGGCGAGTCGATCCCGGGCGGGACGACGACGGCGCTGGGCGTCCAGGCGGCGCTCGGCGAGCGCGGGGGTGCCGGAGCCGGCGTCTCCTCCTCGCTCCCGGAGAACCCGGTCGAGCGCAAGCGCGAGGTGGTCGCCGAGGGGCTGGCGGCGAGCGGTCTCGACGAGGGCGCGGCGGCGGGCGAGCCGAAGGTCGCGCTCCGACGGATGGGCGACCCGGTGCTCGCCGTGGCCGCGGGGACCGCGTTGGGCTGTCTGGAGACCGACACGGCCGTGACGCTGGCCGGCGGGACGCAACTGGCGACGGTCGCGGCGCTGTTGCGCCACGCCGGCGTCGACGGGACGCTGGAGCTGGCGACGACGAGTTTCGTGGCCGCGGACCCGTCGGTCGACCTGGACGCCGTCGCCGACTCGCTGGATCTGTCCGTGACGGTCACCGACCCCGCGTTCGACGAGGGCGACCACCCGGCGTTCGACGGGTACCTCGCCGGCGAGGCCAAGGAGGGGGTCGCGATGGGCGGCGCGCTCGCGCTGGCCCGCGCCGCCGGCGTCCCGATGGCCGACGTTCGCGACCGCGTGCTGGCGCGCTACCGGTCGCTCCCGGACCTGTCATAG
- the dacZ gene encoding diadenylate cyclase DacZ — MTGLDEFLEGLVADADAVCLFSPGKSHYETLAGDDVVVVGPDNDVEADAFVKLPLEFEDLRDQIRFGVEGAVEHGYIDEDADLVCLAKVFGEDADTVARVRADEFEKSGVYGLFANSRAEPSVIRDVLEVAVELGKKGQKGKPVGALFVVGDAGKVMNKSRPLSYNPFEKSHVHVGDPIVNVMLKEFSRLDGAFVISDSGKIVSAYRYLEPSAEGVDIPKGLGARHMAAGAITRDTNAIAIVLSESDGLVRAFKAGELILELDPEAY; from the coding sequence ATGACCGGGCTCGACGAGTTTCTGGAGGGGTTAGTCGCCGACGCGGACGCGGTCTGTCTGTTCTCGCCGGGGAAGTCCCACTACGAGACGCTGGCCGGCGACGACGTGGTCGTCGTCGGGCCGGACAACGACGTGGAGGCCGACGCGTTCGTGAAGCTGCCGCTGGAGTTCGAGGATCTGCGTGACCAGATCCGCTTCGGCGTCGAGGGGGCCGTCGAACACGGGTACATCGACGAGGACGCCGACCTGGTGTGTCTCGCGAAGGTGTTCGGCGAGGACGCCGACACGGTCGCGCGGGTCCGCGCCGACGAGTTCGAGAAGTCGGGCGTCTACGGCCTCTTCGCCAACTCGCGGGCCGAGCCCTCCGTCATCCGGGACGTGCTGGAGGTGGCGGTCGAACTCGGCAAGAAGGGTCAGAAGGGCAAGCCGGTCGGCGCGCTGTTCGTCGTCGGCGACGCCGGGAAGGTGATGAACAAGTCCCGGCCGCTCAGCTACAACCCCTTCGAGAAGTCACACGTCCACGTCGGCGACCCGATCGTGAACGTGATGCTCAAGGAGTTCTCGCGGCTCGACGGCGCGTTCGTCATCTCCGACTCCGGGAAGATCGTCTCCGCCTACCGCTACCTCGAACCCTCCGCGGAGGGCGTCGACATCCCGAAGGGGCTGGGGGCGCGTCACATGGCTGCCGGCGCGATCACGCGGGACACGAACGCCATCGCGATCGTCCTGTCGGAGAGCGACGGGCTGGTCCGGGCGTTCAAGGCGGGTGAGCTGATCCTGGAGCTGGATCCGGAGGCGTACTGA
- a CDS encoding mechanosensitive ion channel family protein codes for MQIEWPDVIRSVFSERGAFAASIAVLFLGVFGSYLVWRWTRKFLQGAGVSDAVEGTPFERTARSFGTSTVGIVSTIAAVFVYVLAIVLAVNVAQLGDTALFWNTLVEFLPSLFVAAFALIIGLVVGDKAKLHVSERLRSVKLPEVNVIPELVKYSLFYVAILIALGQLGVETMALVVLLGVYAFAIVVIALVAFWDLLQSGAAGIYLLLREPYSIGDRVRIDDNEGIVQEVDMFTTRIESDGEEYIVPNQKVFSSGIVRIRN; via the coding sequence ATGCAGATCGAGTGGCCCGACGTCATTCGGTCGGTGTTCTCCGAGCGCGGCGCGTTCGCCGCCTCGATCGCGGTCCTGTTCCTCGGCGTGTTCGGGAGCTACCTCGTCTGGCGCTGGACGCGGAAGTTCCTGCAGGGCGCCGGCGTCTCCGACGCCGTCGAGGGGACGCCCTTCGAGCGGACGGCCAGGAGTTTCGGCACGTCGACGGTCGGCATCGTCTCGACCATCGCGGCGGTCTTCGTCTACGTCCTCGCCATCGTCCTCGCCGTCAACGTCGCTCAACTGGGCGACACGGCCCTGTTCTGGAACACGCTGGTCGAGTTCCTCCCGAGCCTGTTCGTCGCCGCGTTCGCGCTGATCATCGGCCTCGTCGTCGGCGACAAAGCGAAACTCCACGTCAGCGAGCGCCTCCGGAGCGTCAAGCTGCCGGAGGTCAACGTCATCCCCGAACTCGTCAAGTACAGCCTCTTCTACGTCGCCATCCTCATCGCGCTCGGTCAGCTCGGCGTCGAGACGATGGCGCTGGTCGTCCTGCTGGGCGTCTACGCCTTCGCCATCGTCGTCATCGCACTCGTCGCCTTCTGGGACCTCCTCCAGTCGGGCGCCGCGGGCATCTACCTCCTGCTTCGGGAACCGTACAGCATCGGCGACCGCGTCCGCATCGACGACAACGAGGGGATCGTCCAGGAAGTCGATATGTTCACCACACGTATCGAGAGCGACGGCGAGGAGTACATCGTCCCCAACCAGAAGGTCTTCTCCAGCGGCATCGTCCGCATCCGGAACTGA
- a CDS encoding acyltransferase — protein MTRHATAGPYNSIFHWTDARHPLRVMVNYVVILACRVCPSMRLKNWLLRRIGVTVGTGVAWGLESTPDVFWPDLITVEDHAIVGYDATVLCHEFLQEEYRTGEVVVGERAMIGAGAVVLPGVEVGAGAQVAANSLVTEDVPAGATVAGVPATVQDEG, from the coding sequence GTGACTCGTCACGCGACCGCGGGGCCGTACAACTCCATCTTCCACTGGACCGACGCTCGCCATCCGCTGCGGGTGATGGTCAACTACGTCGTCATCCTGGCCTGCCGGGTGTGCCCGAGCATGCGGCTGAAAAACTGGCTGTTGCGCCGCATCGGCGTCACGGTCGGGACGGGCGTCGCGTGGGGGCTGGAGTCGACGCCGGACGTGTTCTGGCCGGATCTCATCACCGTCGAGGACCACGCGATCGTCGGGTACGACGCGACCGTCCTCTGCCACGAGTTCCTGCAGGAGGAGTACCGGACCGGCGAGGTCGTCGTCGGCGAGCGGGCCATGATCGGCGCCGGCGCCGTCGTCCTCCCGGGCGTCGAAGTCGGCGCGGGGGCACAGGTGGCCGCCAACTCGCTGGTCACCGAGGACGTGCCGGCGGGGGCGACCGTCGCGGGCGTCCCGGCGACCGTTCAGGACGAGGGGTGA
- a CDS encoding DUF4397 domain-containing protein, producing the protein MSALAAGGAASSFAAQEDEDTATQTQDTSYLRIGHFSADAPAVDVSVDNETVVEGAEFGDVTGYLALDSGNHTANITVADQPSTVLFEGNLTLEPRTVGTLAASGEFSSGSATEFEPVIFEDNAWEPDNESAAVSIAHLSPDGPAVDVVVTEGPTEETETATDNGTDTATDTETGTETATDTETGTETATDNGTDTATDTETGTETATDIGTATETATAQGSPSATPTSTVAGATDTATEAGATATPTDTVGVDNLMPAQQEDNETYLAQNLTYGNATDYVNVPAGDYRVQIRSNETGDVLFATDLSAEGGSAYSVFAAGYANPEDAPAGASFTVIPVEDATMTVSLPEMATDTETGTETTTDTETETDTETATDDGTATETDTATDTGTDTVTDTGTDTATDTGTDTVTDTGTDTATDTGTDTATDTGTDTATDTGTDTATDTGTDTATDTGTDTATDTGTDTATDTGTDTGTDTGTETATDTGAGTATDTATEAGA; encoded by the coding sequence GTGAGCGCGCTCGCGGCGGGCGGGGCGGCGTCGTCGTTCGCGGCACAGGAAGACGAAGACACGGCGACACAGACCCAGGACACGTCGTACCTCCGGATCGGGCACTTCTCCGCGGACGCGCCCGCGGTGGACGTGTCGGTCGACAACGAGACCGTCGTCGAAGGCGCGGAGTTCGGTGACGTGACCGGGTACCTGGCGCTGGACAGCGGCAACCACACCGCGAACATCACGGTCGCGGATCAGCCCAGCACCGTCCTGTTCGAGGGGAACCTGACCCTCGAACCGCGAACGGTCGGGACGCTCGCCGCTAGCGGCGAGTTCTCCAGCGGGTCCGCGACCGAGTTCGAGCCGGTCATCTTCGAGGACAACGCCTGGGAGCCGGACAACGAGTCCGCTGCCGTCAGCATCGCCCACCTCTCGCCGGACGGACCCGCGGTCGACGTCGTCGTCACCGAAGGCCCGACGGAAGAGACCGAGACGGCGACCGACAACGGGACGGACACGGCCACCGACACGGAGACGGGCACCGAGACGGCCACCGACACGGAGACGGGCACCGAGACGGCGACCGACAACGGGACGGACACGGCCACCGACACGGAGACGGGCACCGAGACGGCGACCGACATCGGAACGGCCACGGAGACGGCCACCGCGCAGGGGTCGCCGAGCGCGACGCCCACCTCGACGGTCGCCGGCGCGACCGATACGGCCACCGAGGCAGGTGCGACCGCGACGCCGACCGATACCGTCGGTGTCGACAACCTGATGCCGGCCCAGCAGGAGGACAACGAGACCTACCTCGCGCAGAACCTCACGTACGGCAACGCCACGGACTACGTGAACGTGCCGGCGGGAGACTACAGAGTCCAGATCCGCTCGAACGAGACCGGTGACGTGCTCTTCGCCACCGACCTCTCGGCCGAGGGCGGCAGCGCCTACTCGGTGTTCGCGGCCGGCTACGCGAACCCCGAGGACGCACCCGCCGGTGCTTCGTTCACCGTCATCCCCGTGGAGGACGCGACGATGACCGTCTCGCTCCCCGAGATGGCGACCGACACCGAGACGGGGACCGAAACGACCACCGACACCGAGACGGAGACCGACACGGAAACCGCCACGGACGACGGGACGGCGACCGAAACCGACACGGCGACCGACACCGGTACCGATACTGTGACCGACACCGGTACCGACACGGCGACCGACACCGGTACCGATACTGTGACCGACACCGGTACCGACACGGCGACCGACACCGGTACCGACACGGCGACCGACACCGGTACCGACACGGCGACCGACACCGGTACCGACACGGCGACCGACACCGGTACCGACACGGCGACCGACACCGGTACCGACACGGCGACCGACACCGGTACCGACACAGCAACTGATACTGGAACCGACACCGGTACGGATACCGGAACCGAGACAGCGACCGACACCGGCGCTGGAACGGCGACCGACACGGCGACGGAAGCCGGCGCGTAG
- the citE gene encoding L-malyl-CoA/beta-methylmalyl-CoA lyase has protein sequence MTRLARTFQTAPAAVPREDSAKYLDSGLRAEGFEAPDWLVPDIEDGTAPDVKAEAVDNVVARLPELAPDFGGEIWPRVEWAHDDPDFRDRGHEQIDRLVAAVGEHLDGVVVPKVGRLSDVEAAAGVVAEAEREHGFDDGSIELAVIVETAAAVSDLPAIARLGESDRLAGLVFGPVDYTADLGGRAMGGDRPRWDGLLERLSNEASAGGLVAVGGPFDRLFDERAGVTYYNAPGYADRVEREARIGLDGSWSLHPKQTAQANRVHMPAPAELRSAVEKVEGFNEAKEAGTGAVVLDGQMVDEATYRNFANTVETVRAIDEVHPTQTAEAYDEPLLERARSVTVRFG, from the coding sequence ATGACACGACTCGCACGCACCTTCCAGACCGCACCGGCCGCCGTCCCGCGCGAGGACTCGGCGAAGTACCTCGACTCGGGCCTCCGCGCCGAGGGGTTCGAGGCCCCCGACTGGCTCGTCCCCGACATCGAGGACGGGACGGCCCCGGACGTGAAAGCCGAAGCCGTCGACAACGTCGTCGCCCGGCTCCCCGAGCTGGCCCCCGATTTCGGCGGCGAGATCTGGCCCCGCGTCGAGTGGGCGCACGACGACCCCGACTTTCGCGACCGCGGCCACGAGCAGATCGACCGGCTCGTCGCCGCGGTCGGCGAACACCTCGACGGCGTCGTCGTACCGAAGGTCGGCCGTCTCTCGGACGTGGAGGCCGCGGCCGGCGTCGTCGCCGAGGCCGAGCGCGAGCACGGCTTCGACGACGGCAGTATCGAACTCGCGGTCATCGTCGAGACGGCCGCGGCCGTCTCGGACCTGCCCGCCATCGCCCGCCTCGGCGAGAGCGACCGCCTCGCGGGGCTCGTCTTCGGCCCCGTCGACTACACGGCGGACCTCGGCGGCCGGGCGATGGGCGGCGACCGCCCGCGCTGGGACGGCCTGCTCGAACGGCTCTCCAACGAGGCGTCGGCCGGCGGACTCGTCGCGGTCGGCGGCCCGTTCGACCGGCTGTTCGACGAGCGAGCGGGCGTCACTTACTACAACGCGCCGGGTTACGCCGACCGGGTCGAACGGGAGGCGCGCATCGGCCTCGACGGCTCGTGGTCGCTCCACCCCAAGCAGACCGCCCAGGCCAACCGGGTCCACATGCCCGCGCCCGCGGAACTCCGGTCGGCCGTCGAGAAGGTCGAGGGGTTCAACGAGGCCAAGGAAGCGGGGACCGGTGCGGTCGTCCTCGACGGGCAGATGGTCGACGAGGCGACCTACCGGAACTTCGCCAACACCGTCGAGACGGTCCGGGCCATCGACGAAGTCCACCCGACCCAGACCGCGGAGGCCTACGACGAACCGTTGCTCGAACGGGCGCGGTCGGTGACCGTCCGGTTCGGGTGA
- the mch gene encoding 2-methylfumaryl-CoA hydratase, with protein sequence MTDWTDPDTFAAALDRADTREKGRYFEDFAEGQVIEHAPGLRLTRHGNDAWTSQTLNHDPAYWRSDAARARGFDEPPIHPDYLLAAVMGPSVEDCSEKGGYFLGRDSVRFHEHGIAPGTELRVKSTVTATRESSSRPDYGVVTWETRGCDADGGDTLVSYERTNMIPRRQPAATDGGRSEPTDGDRDDDDSALADAASRPELPETFVTPTGGAFEDFRRTLDRAADRDAAVAYRHERGRTMDELTVAALPLATLNTARQHHNAAAMSDSPSGEPVAYGDVTRSTALGHARSDERTYRELAFDDERFHDFVTAGDTVFGFTRVLDADGSQGPSRAGAVTFEHVAFTADERPVYSGTRRALIDREDTDAPTATDGSTHP encoded by the coding sequence ATGACCGACTGGACCGACCCCGACACGTTCGCCGCGGCGCTGGACCGCGCAGACACCCGCGAGAAGGGGCGCTACTTCGAGGACTTCGCCGAGGGACAGGTGATCGAACACGCTCCCGGGCTCCGACTCACCCGGCACGGCAACGACGCCTGGACGAGCCAGACCCTCAACCACGATCCGGCCTACTGGCGGAGCGACGCCGCCCGCGCTCGCGGGTTCGACGAACCGCCGATCCACCCCGACTACCTGCTGGCCGCGGTGATGGGCCCCTCCGTCGAGGACTGCAGCGAGAAGGGCGGCTACTTCCTCGGTCGCGACTCCGTGCGCTTCCACGAACACGGGATCGCCCCCGGGACCGAACTCCGGGTCAAGTCGACCGTGACGGCGACCCGCGAGTCGAGTTCCCGGCCCGACTACGGCGTCGTCACCTGGGAGACCCGCGGGTGCGACGCCGACGGCGGCGACACCCTCGTCTCCTACGAACGGACGAACATGATCCCCCGGCGCCAGCCCGCGGCGACCGACGGCGGCCGCTCGGAGCCGACGGACGGAGACCGCGACGATGACGATTCCGCCCTCGCCGACGCCGCCTCGCGTCCCGAGTTGCCCGAGACGTTCGTCACGCCGACGGGCGGCGCCTTCGAGGACTTCCGTCGGACGCTCGACCGGGCGGCCGACCGCGACGCCGCCGTCGCCTACCGCCACGAGCGCGGGCGGACGATGGACGAGTTGACCGTCGCCGCCCTGCCGCTCGCGACGCTCAACACCGCCCGCCAGCACCACAACGCGGCCGCGATGTCGGACTCGCCGTCGGGCGAACCCGTGGCCTACGGCGACGTGACCCGCTCGACCGCGCTGGGCCACGCCCGCTCGGACGAGCGCACCTACCGCGAACTCGCCTTCGACGACGAGCGGTTCCACGACTTCGTGACCGCCGGCGACACCGTCTTCGGCTTCACCCGCGTCCTCGACGCGGACGGCTCGCAGGGGCCGTCGCGAGCCGGCGCGGTCACCTTCGAACACGTCGCGTTCACCGCCGACGAGCGGCCCGTCTACTCCGGGACTCGACGCGCGCTGATCGACCGCGAGGACACCGACGCGCCGACCGCGACCGACGGGAGCACCCACCCATGA
- a CDS encoding methylaspartate ammonia-lyase, whose amino-acid sequence MRIESVRATPGVSGFYVDDQRAIKAGATEDGFAYAGDPVTEGFDAVRQAGEALLVEVELADGSAVRGDCAAVQYSGAGGRDPLFRAEESRPVVEGPVAEALEGRDPRAFADNAAVVESLPSNDDRGDDDRLHTAVRYGVSQALLFAAARARRTTPTGVLADALGTTPATEPVPVFGQSGDARRRNAEKMLLKGVPVLPHGLFNSEAKLGSDGERLVDYLDWLGSRAADLGPEGYEPRFHVDVYGTVGELFGPPYDRAEVVEYFADLAAAADPHPIQVEGPMDAGDRAAQIRRMAELRDGLADAGVAVDVVADEWCNTLDDVRAFVDEGAADVVQVKTPDLGGVQRSARAVTACEGTDTRAYLGGTCNETAVSARACVHVALATDAAQLLAKPGMGFDEGYMVVANEMRRTLARRERANPQVAADGSGGGTR is encoded by the coding sequence ATGCGGATTGAGTCCGTCCGGGCGACGCCCGGCGTCTCGGGCTTCTACGTCGACGACCAGCGGGCCATCAAGGCCGGGGCGACGGAGGACGGGTTCGCCTACGCCGGCGACCCGGTCACGGAGGGGTTCGACGCCGTCCGGCAGGCCGGCGAGGCGCTGCTCGTCGAGGTCGAACTCGCCGACGGGAGCGCCGTCCGCGGCGACTGTGCGGCCGTCCAGTACTCCGGTGCGGGCGGGCGCGACCCGCTCTTCCGGGCCGAGGAGTCTCGGCCGGTCGTCGAGGGGCCGGTCGCCGAGGCGCTCGAAGGGCGGGACCCGCGGGCGTTCGCCGACAACGCCGCGGTCGTCGAGTCGCTCCCGTCGAACGACGACCGAGGCGACGACGACCGGCTCCACACTGCTGTCCGCTACGGCGTCTCCCAGGCGCTTTTGTTCGCCGCCGCGCGGGCCCGCCGGACGACGCCGACGGGCGTCCTCGCCGACGCGCTCGGGACGACGCCGGCGACCGAGCCGGTCCCGGTCTTCGGCCAGTCCGGGGACGCCCGTCGGCGCAACGCCGAGAAGATGCTCCTGAAGGGCGTGCCGGTGCTCCCCCACGGCCTGTTCAACAGCGAGGCCAAACTGGGGAGCGACGGCGAGCGCCTGGTCGACTACCTCGACTGGCTCGGCTCGCGAGCCGCCGACCTCGGCCCCGAGGGCTACGAGCCGCGCTTCCACGTCGACGTGTACGGGACGGTCGGCGAGCTGTTCGGCCCGCCCTACGACCGCGCCGAAGTCGTCGAGTACTTCGCCGACCTCGCCGCCGCGGCCGACCCCCACCCGATCCAGGTCGAGGGGCCGATGGACGCCGGCGACCGGGCCGCACAGATCCGCCGGATGGCCGAACTCCGCGACGGCCTCGCCGACGCGGGCGTCGCGGTCGACGTCGTCGCCGACGAGTGGTGCAACACGCTCGACGACGTGCGCGCGTTCGTCGACGAGGGCGCGGCGGACGTGGTGCAGGTCAAAACGCCCGACCTGGGCGGCGTCCAGCGCAGCGCCCGCGCCGTCACCGCCTGCGAGGGGACCGACACCCGGGCGTACCTCGGGGGCACCTGCAACGAGACGGCCGTCTCGGCGCGTGCCTGCGTCCACGTCGCGCTCGCGACGGACGCCGCCCAGCTGCTGGCCAAGCCCGGCATGGGCTTCGACGAGGGGTACATGGTCGTCGCCAACGAGATGCGCCGGACGCTCGCCCGTCGCGAGCGGGCGAACCCACAGGTGGCCGCCGACGGCTCGGGAGGTGGTACCCGATGA